The genomic region CGCGAACCGGTAGGCTTGGATCAGCAGGAAGTGACCGCCGCCGCCAAGGGCGCCGAGCAGGAGCAACATCGTCCATATCTCGACGCTCGGGAACCAGATCCAGTCGTGAAAGGCGAACGGAGCTGAGGCAACGAGGCCGACGATCGAGCCGTAGTTGAGCGTGACCAGAGGCGGATCGAACATCGAAAGCTTGCGCGTGACGATCAAGAGCAGCGAATAGGCAAACATCGATCCGAACGCGAAAGCGAATGCCGGTTGAATCGCGGTGAAGCCGGGGCGCACAACGATCAGGATGCCGATGAAGCCGACGGCAATCGCCATCATGCGGCGCCAGCCAACATGCTCGCCGAGCAATGGCACGGCGAGCGCTGCGACGACGAGCGGCGTCAGGAACGTGATCGACAGCGTCTGGTCGAGGCGCAGGTATTTCACGGCCACGAAGTTCAAAAGCGTCGTCAGCACCATCAAGGTCGAACGGGTGAGCTGAAGCTTTACGCTCGCTGTTTTGAAGAGGCTCAGCATTCCCGCGGGGCCGAGCAGAGCGGTGATCCAGAAGATCTGGCTGAAGAAGCGCATCCATACGATCTGCGAGACCGGAACGCCGAGCCGCGTGCCGAGGTACTTCGCGGTCGTATCGAGAACCGAGAATAGGATGACCCCGGCGCAGACGAGGAGGATGGCCTTCAGGCGATCGGGCATCGGAAGATTGCTTCTGCGATAAAGGGTGCACGGCTCAGCCACGCCGGGTAACCGGC from Hyphomicrobium sp. MC1 harbors:
- a CDS encoding DMT family transporter; its protein translation is MPDRLKAILLVCAGVILFSVLDTTAKYLGTRLGVPVSQIVWMRFFSQIFWITALLGPAGMLSLFKTASVKLQLTRSTLMVLTTLLNFVAVKYLRLDQTLSITFLTPLVVAALAVPLLGEHVGWRRMMAIAVGFIGILIVVRPGFTAIQPAFAFAFGSMFAYSLLLIVTRKLSMFDPPLVTLNYGSIVGLVASAPFAFHDWIWFPSVEIWTMLLLLGALGGGGHFLLIQAYRFAPVSAVTPFIYVELISMIALSYFVFGDKPDQWSFIGSLVIVGSGLYLIHRERIAHKENLMALEPIEEKR